A segment of the Methylomonas paludis genome:
GATTGGGCTTGGTATACCGGTTCCTGGAACACGGTGTCTACGGCTGCCACCAGCGCCGGCCACAGCATCCCCGCTGCACCGATATTCCAGTTCCATCATCAGCCTTTCAACTACTTCGCCGAGTTTGATCCGGTTAACCATGCCGCCAACCGTACTGCCCATCTGAAAGATCGCACTGATCTGATCAGCCAGGCTCAAAACGGCACGCTACCTCCGGTTGTATTTTACAAACCACAAGGCAGTGTTAACGAACACCCTGGTTATACCAATTTAGCCGATGGTGACGCTGAATTGGCGAACGTGATCAATACCCTGAAAAGCAGCCCACAATGGCCAAACATGCTGATTGTGGTGACTTACGATGAATTTGGCGGTCAATTCGACCATGTAGCGCCCCCTAAAGCCGACCTGATAGGCCCTGGCACCCGCGTTCCCGGCATTATCATTTCTCCGTATGCCAAAAAAGGTTACGTCGATCACAGCCTGTATGACACTGCGTCAATTCTGCGCTTTATCACTCACCGTTATTCTTTGACACCACTGAACGGTCTGAATGTACGTGATAACGCGCTGATCGCCAATGGCAACAAGCGTGTGGGTTACTTTGGCAGTGCGATTAATTTTTATCAATAAGCTGTGCTGAGTTAACCGGGTAGCCGGGCCATCCCGGCTGCCACCAGTATTTAATTTAACCTTGAGGAATTTTATGCGTACATCATTGACCTTGGGCCTGCTGAGTGCCGCCCTGATGCTGAGCAATACCGTAGCCCAAGCTGACACAGTGTTCAGCACGGCTAATTACAACGCCGCTGAACCCGGCGATTTTTCCATTGATAGTGCTAATTTCTTAGCCACCAGTTTTACTCTGACTCAGGCTGAACAAATCACCGCTATTGATGGGCATTTTAGTCAGTATGGCGATGGCAACACTATCTTTGCCGCCATTTCTTCTGCCGCCAATTTGGCAAACTGGTCAAGCAGTGTTGTGGGCCAAACCAGTTTTGCACCTAATACCGATGGCACAGACAGCTCTGCAGCGTTGTCACTGACATTGGATCCAGGTACTTACTATCTGGTGTTGGGTTCAGGCTTATCCGGCACTACCGGCGCCACTGGTCTGGCTACCGGCCAGGATGTTATCGGCAGTCCGCAATTTTATCAATCATTTGATGGCGGAGCCAGCTGGGGCAATTTGGGGCAGAATGATTTGCGCTTAGCGCTGGAAGGCACTGCGGTAAGTTCTGTACCAGTACCGGGCACTTTACCATTACTGGTTTCAGGACTGGGCGTTCTGGCTGCCGGAATGCGTAAACGCAAAGCTTGATAGTTGTTTTTTGATAATTATTCAGCGTAAATTCCGGATGATTCTTTTTAAACAAGTAGTTAGCTTCGAATGATGCGCCGCACTACGGTTAGCACATCCTACAACTGCCTGTTTTTTAAAGTGATATTTGGACGCTGAATAGTTAGGTTTTTTGGATAAAAATCCCGCTACGGCGGGATTTTTTTAACGATTAAAAGCCGATTATTTGATTGCCAACCATTCCTGTAAGGCATCGACTATTTCTTGCGCCTGTTTTTCGCTGGAGATATTAAATTTGGATTTCTGCTGATATTCGCCATTGCGTTTCTGATAACGGCGTATGGTAAAACGGTCAGCACTATATTGTTCCTTGCTGGGTTCCCAGTCCTGATACCGGTAAATAACCGTGGCCCAGGCACCTTTACTGAGGACTTTTTTATCCAGTTCTTTGATAGTTTCAATTCCGCCGTCTTCATAACGTACGGTTAATTCTTCAACGGTTTCGGCCATTGTTGCCTCGGGCAAAGTTTAAACGATGGGCAGTCTATCATAATAAGCAGCGGGAACCATGGGGTTTATGGACTGATAAACTCACCAAATGCCCGGCTACCCTCTCCCGTTTTGATGGTCTGTATCACCTGTCTGGTTTTGGCATCAATCACTGAGACATTATTATCCATCCAGTTGGCAACATAAACCAGTCTGTCATTGGGGTGGGTACTTATACCTTCCGGTTTGTCACCGACAGCAATTTGGCTTAACTGTTTTTGGCTGGCGGTATCAATGACTGAAACAGTACTATCATCCTGGTTGGTAACAAACAGCAGATTGTCTGCTTGAGCCAAACTCAATGCATAAGGCCGCGCCCCGACTTTAATGCTGGTGATGCGCTTTAAATTAACGGCATCCAGTACGGTG
Coding sequences within it:
- a CDS encoding PEP-CTERM sorting domain-containing protein; this translates as MRTSLTLGLLSAALMLSNTVAQADTVFSTANYNAAEPGDFSIDSANFLATSFTLTQAEQITAIDGHFSQYGDGNTIFAAISSAANLANWSSSVVGQTSFAPNTDGTDSSAALSLTLDPGTYYLVLGSGLSGTTGATGLATGQDVIGSPQFYQSFDGGASWGNLGQNDLRLALEGTAVSSVPVPGTLPLLVSGLGVLAAGMRKRKA